Proteins encoded in a region of the Nitrososphaerota archaeon genome:
- a CDS encoding peptidase S8, with protein MSSVFSNSFAYDKFDNPSGTKLDASSFTDLVLVPKETLQNHNLQRYLVFGYGSPDDIDTISSVSTGNGFFSIAILSDQSIPVLSAKGYQIIRDFPLEFHDRGMFSEMDQIRESSGAELAQIKYNYTGNGIKIAIVDTGVDFSNPDLKDSLARDQNNHPIMLDADGQGLVITNATFAANIDKYGVLQNLTKPVIEKINKSLDKDATSTVYLTKKGAFLNLKQNGKGTPISIYNSFFPASGPAPIFNGTILDDYKIGKSKHDYIKSASGVYHFGMMYQGTMQGPFTSVQAVPILVVDSQVPGKYDTIIPDLSTSWQDYTKFDLKKGQKPKYDFDFTDETPIRLGAGNEFLVYDSNKDGKLDFSAGTVGAQIVDIYGVISQNKSSVDTFLKATNGTLLPPLDPKGDFFGVMTDFAGHGTGSAASIVSKGKEQYDIYNNTKKYKLTGVAPNAKIIPVKALWFGDTVYGWLWASGFDNTNNTWKFSGKPRADIMSNSWGISNFPSLKTTPGMDVLSLIVNVLSTPQSVDPKYPGVTIISSAGNAGPGYGTMGLPNAAPFGITVGATTNNVYVGYGAFKGQPRFGNTTDNANHMVDFSSRGPSIIGDPKPDLLNTGAYGFVPSNVLKAKKDSKAESFSMFGGTSMAAPLVAGSAAILMEGLQQKNQEYDPFMIKNILMSTATDIQNDPFTQGSGFVNSYRAAQLINGEGGVFAVYNNSTYYTIKQVLEPPMIKLNQTLPGFDMFKLSEKAHPQTSWFGGRLGPGDKSTTTYTIENPGNQTITIQVIPQKLALIEKSEINSTTKIQLKDILYNKTGVFRPDYIKLKDVSKQESLSSYYENRTVIPKDAELMVMNMNFAFSDFMNKTEKLYASDMKIASLYLYDWNDKNKDDLVSSSELSLVNRGGSWGTVQELRVSDPNTKFENVPLVGVYPVPTRHSYWLGEIKKNSTEMNYELSASYYKKQDWSDIWVDNGIIKVPPHGTAHVSATIIVPENAKPGIYQGFLRFIGNNHTVNAPLSFAITSQIQKEKLTVIAGQNNPDILYGNGYVKGAFDMTNRYNAGDWRQYYFDISDSTINTASIDISWQDGDTNFSAFVIDPQGRIIQSNVPAGVFGQLLDWPTSDWLGITPFSEGGGFYPVKNKDATSTLLSAPINQTGTYTLLLHSTLFGGKSTTEPFTVIGKFSSISADVSPPVIVFPIDEYANTIPIPAITDDGEVSVKYYLDGIETDTISDISEGPHTIKIEAADDAGNTSVQFYSFVVDKTAPQILVSNQQERISDVLSIEFAVEDENPNVVSVLLPDGTILQNQTSIDFDARNLADGKHDIIIQSMDRAGNKSEKTITFEKSDIITPVVAKNNTKLDLNLVLLIISGIIAIGIAIFIILTTKWQNSSKR; from the coding sequence ATGTCTTCTGTGTTTTCAAACTCTTTTGCATATGATAAATTTGACAATCCCTCTGGGACAAAATTAGATGCAAGCTCATTTACTGATCTGGTCCTAGTCCCAAAGGAAACTCTGCAAAACCACAACCTACAGCGCTATCTTGTATTTGGATACGGATCACCTGACGACATTGACACAATTTCCAGTGTTAGCACTGGCAACGGATTTTTTTCAATTGCCATACTTTCTGACCAATCAATTCCGGTTTTAAGCGCAAAAGGATACCAGATCATCAGGGATTTTCCGCTGGAATTTCATGACAGGGGCATGTTTTCAGAAATGGACCAGATCCGAGAATCCAGTGGGGCAGAGCTTGCGCAAATAAAATACAATTACACTGGAAATGGGATCAAGATCGCCATAGTTGATACTGGTGTTGACTTTTCAAATCCAGATCTCAAGGATTCTTTGGCACGGGACCAGAACAACCATCCAATCATGCTTGATGCCGACGGGCAGGGGCTCGTGATTACAAATGCTACCTTTGCTGCAAACATTGACAAGTACGGCGTTTTACAAAATCTCACAAAACCGGTAATTGAGAAAATAAACAAATCCCTTGACAAAGACGCAACATCGACTGTATACCTGACAAAAAAAGGCGCCTTTTTGAACCTAAAGCAAAATGGCAAGGGAACTCCAATATCCATATACAATTCGTTCTTTCCGGCAAGCGGCCCTGCGCCAATATTCAACGGCACCATACTAGATGATTACAAAATAGGCAAAAGCAAGCATGATTACATCAAATCCGCAAGCGGCGTTTACCATTTTGGGATGATGTACCAAGGAACAATGCAGGGACCATTTACCAGCGTTCAGGCAGTGCCTATACTGGTAGTGGATTCGCAGGTCCCTGGCAAATATGATACCATCATACCGGACCTTAGCACATCTTGGCAAGACTATACCAAGTTTGATCTAAAAAAGGGACAAAAGCCAAAATATGATTTTGACTTTACAGATGAAACACCAATTCGGCTGGGAGCTGGCAATGAATTTTTGGTATATGACTCCAACAAGGACGGAAAGCTGGACTTTAGTGCAGGTACTGTGGGTGCGCAAATAGTCGACATCTATGGAGTAATATCGCAAAACAAGTCATCTGTGGATACATTCCTCAAGGCTACAAACGGAACGCTACTGCCGCCACTAGATCCAAAGGGAGATTTCTTTGGCGTAATGACTGACTTTGCTGGCCATGGAACAGGGTCTGCAGCATCAATCGTATCCAAGGGAAAAGAACAATACGACATTTACAATAATACAAAAAAATACAAGCTGACGGGTGTTGCACCAAATGCGAAAATCATACCAGTAAAGGCTCTCTGGTTTGGCGACACTGTGTATGGCTGGCTTTGGGCCTCTGGATTTGACAATACAAACAACACGTGGAAGTTTTCAGGCAAGCCACGAGCCGATATAATGTCGAACAGCTGGGGCATTTCCAATTTTCCGTCACTGAAAACAACTCCAGGAATGGATGTGTTGTCTTTGATAGTAAATGTTTTGTCCACGCCGCAGTCAGTTGATCCGAAATATCCCGGCGTGACAATAATTTCCAGTGCAGGAAATGCAGGGCCTGGCTATGGCACCATGGGCCTGCCAAACGCCGCACCGTTTGGAATCACGGTTGGGGCTACTACAAACAATGTCTATGTAGGATATGGGGCGTTCAAGGGCCAGCCAAGATTTGGCAACACCACAGATAACGCAAACCACATGGTTGACTTTTCAAGCAGGGGCCCAAGCATAATTGGAGATCCAAAACCAGATTTGCTAAACACTGGGGCATATGGATTTGTGCCAAGCAACGTACTCAAGGCAAAAAAGGACTCTAAGGCGGAATCATTTTCCATGTTTGGAGGAACTAGCATGGCAGCACCGCTAGTTGCAGGCTCTGCGGCAATCCTAATGGAAGGACTACAACAAAAAAACCAAGAATACGATCCATTCATGATAAAAAATATTCTAATGTCTACTGCCACTGACATACAAAACGATCCGTTCACGCAGGGCTCTGGGTTTGTAAACTCGTACAGGGCAGCGCAACTAATCAATGGAGAAGGTGGAGTATTTGCAGTGTATAACAATTCCACGTATTACACAATAAAACAAGTCCTTGAACCTCCAATGATAAAACTAAATCAGACACTTCCTGGATTTGACATGTTCAAATTATCTGAAAAGGCACACCCGCAGACAAGCTGGTTTGGAGGAAGACTGGGGCCGGGCGACAAAAGCACAACCACATATACAATAGAAAATCCAGGCAACCAGACCATAACAATACAGGTGATTCCCCAAAAGCTAGCCCTGATTGAAAAATCAGAGATAAATTCTACTACAAAAATTCAACTAAAAGACATACTTTACAACAAGACAGGCGTGTTCAGGCCTGACTATATCAAGCTAAAAGATGTCTCAAAGCAAGAATCACTGTCCTCATATTATGAAAATAGAACTGTAATTCCAAAAGACGCAGAACTAATGGTGATGAACATGAACTTTGCCTTTTCGGACTTTATGAACAAGACAGAAAAGCTTTACGCATCGGACATGAAGATTGCCTCGCTATACCTCTATGACTGGAATGACAAAAACAAGGACGATCTGGTCTCAAGCAGTGAGCTCTCTCTAGTAAACAGAGGGGGCTCGTGGGGAACAGTCCAAGAACTGCGCGTATCTGATCCGAACACCAAATTCGAAAATGTGCCCCTCGTTGGCGTGTATCCAGTGCCTACAAGACACTCATACTGGTTAGGCGAGATCAAGAAAAATTCCACAGAGATGAACTATGAGCTGTCTGCGAGCTATTACAAAAAGCAAGACTGGAGCGATATCTGGGTTGACAATGGAATCATAAAGGTACCGCCCCATGGCACAGCCCATGTCTCTGCAACAATAATTGTTCCAGAGAATGCCAAGCCTGGAATCTATCAGGGATTTCTAAGATTCATTGGCAATAATCATACAGTAAATGCACCGTTGTCGTTTGCGATAACATCACAAATACAAAAGGAAAAACTGACAGTGATAGCTGGCCAAAATAACCCAGACATTTTGTATGGAAACGGCTACGTCAAGGGGGCGTTTGATATGACTAACAGGTACAATGCGGGAGACTGGCGACAGTATTATTTTGACATATCAGATTCTACAATCAACACAGCCTCAATTGACATATCTTGGCAAGACGGCGACACTAACTTTTCCGCATTTGTAATTGATCCGCAAGGTCGAATCATACAAAGCAATGTTCCTGCGGGCGTGTTTGGACAGTTACTTGACTGGCCTACATCTGACTGGCTTGGCATCACTCCGTTTAGTGAGGGCGGTGGATTTTATCCAGTCAAAAACAAAGACGCAACATCTACTTTATTATCTGCGCCAATAAACCAGACGGGAACATACACCTTATTGTTGCATTCAACTTTGTTTGGAGGCAAATCTACTACCGAACCGTTTACGGTAATTGGCAAATTTTCTTCCATATCTGCAGACGTATCACCACCTGTCATTGTTTTTCCTATTGATGAGTATGCCAATACAATTCCAATTCCTGCAATAACTGATGATGGCGAGGTTTCAGTCAAGTATTACCTTGATGGTATAGAAACTGATACCATATCTGACATATCTGAAGGCCCGCACACCATCAAAATAGAGGCAGCCGATGATGCCGGCAACACATCAGTACAATTCT